One Apodemus sylvaticus chromosome 23, mApoSyl1.1, whole genome shotgun sequence genomic window carries:
- the Gje1 gene encoding putative gap junction epsilon-1 protein, producing the protein MSLNYIKNFYEGCVKPPTVIGQFHTLFFGSVRMFFLGVLGFAVYGNEALHFSCDPDKREINLFCYNQFRPITPQVFWALQLVIVLLPGAIFHLYAACKSINQECILQKPVYTVIYILSVLLRISLEVLAFWLQIHLFGFQVKPIYLCDAESLGKKTNILKCMVPEHFEKTIFLIAMYTFTVITMVLCVAEVFEIIFRRSCFLFKQ; encoded by the exons ATGTCTCTAAATTACATCAAGAACTTCTATGAAGGATGC GTTAAACCTCCGACCGTGATCGGCCAGTTCCACACTCTCTTCTTCGGCTCAGTGCGGATGTTCTTCCTTGGAGTGCTGGGCTTTGCTGTCTATGGGAATGAGGCTTTGCACTTCAGCTGCGACCCAGACAAAAGAGAGATAAATCTGTTCTGTTACAATCAGTTCAGGCCAATAACTCCCCAA GTGTTCTGGGCATTACAGCTAGTGATTGTCCTGCTTCCTGGAGCTATTTTCCACCTGTATGCTGCATGCAAAAGCATCAATCAAGAATGCATTCTTCAAAAGCCCGTGTACACTGTGATTTACATCCTCTCAGTCTTGTTGAGAATCAGCTTGGAGGTATTAGCATTTTGGCTTCAGATTCACCTCTTTGGCTTCCAAGTGAAGCCAATATACTTGTGTGATGCTGAGTCTCTtggtaaaaaaacaaatattctaaAATGCATGGTCCCAGAACACTTCGAAAAGACCATTTTCCTCATTGCAATGTACACATTCACTGTGATCACGATGGTATTATGTGTTGCTGAGGTTTTTGAGATCATATTCAGAAGATCATGCTTCCTTTTTAAACAATGA